In Streptomyces sp. NBC_01381, the sequence ACCATTCCACTCTGCAAGGACAGTGCGCGGACAGATTGTGCGCGGGAGTCTCTGCGCATACCCCTTGACAGGGAGTCAGTTGCTGGTAACGCCCGCCCAACTGCCAAACGCTGACAGCTCGTTGGACGGGTGAGTGTCCATCCGCAGCAAGGCAGAAGTCGTCTCACGGACTGACGGATGGAACCGCGTGTGGTTCGGCGCGATCTTCCGAGCCCGGCGCAAATCATCGAACGCGCCGGACCTGTTTCCCATCACCAGCTTCGCCGAGGCCACGTCGATGAAGTGATGACTCGATCGCTCGCCTACCGTGGCAGCGGGCGGTGCCCACTCGCCCCCTGGCTCGGGAGCCCACTCGGCAAGCCGCGCCACGGCCTGTTCCGTGTCACCCGTGTCGATCATGGAGTGAAACTCGTGAATACGAATGTTCGTCGGCCCGAACGAGGTCTCGTAGGCAAGCGAGTCCCGGTTGCCCGCCATTCGCGCAACGTCCTCGGCCTCCCGCAGGTAGCCACTCGAGCGATCCTGATTGTTCTCGCGGGCTTCCAGTACCGCCAGCTTCAACACCAGTGCACCGTCGACGGCGAGCGCGTCGTCGGTGAAGGACCGCTCCGGCTGCACCCGTTCGAGTTCGACGCGGAGAGCCTGGAGCTTGCGGCGGGCCGATGAGTAGGCGCCCTGGCGGAGCATTGCACCGGCCACCAGATACCCGGAAGTGACCTGCATCAGAGGGTCGCCGGACTGGTCGGCGGCCCAACGTACGCGCTCCAGCGCAGTGCTCGACAAATCATGATGGCCCATCTTGTGGGCCAGCGAGTTCACGGCCCTGTACGCGCGGGCCAGGTGCCAGAAGGCTTTGCTCCGGTCGCCGTTACGGCCGTCCAAAGCGACGTGCGTCAGCTCGGTGATGATGGCGGGCAGCAGCGGGCCCATAGGTACGTAGCGGGCATCGCGCCGCAGCGCCGATATCTGGTCGACTTCGGAGGCGAGAACAGGAAGCGGCCGCGGGCTGATGTCCATCTCGTCTGGGGTGTCGTAGCAGAGCAGGAGCCGCCGCAGTTCGGGGATCACGGCGTGCACGCCATCCTCGGCCTCCGGCTCGCCGTAGTACGGCTGCCCGGTGAGAACCTCGGGCCCGAAGTGCAGTGCCTTGGCGAGGGCCAGGATCAGCGACGGTGAAGCCTTGCGTGCGCCGGACTCCAGCTTTTGGAGGTAGCTCGGCGAGATCGCGACCTTCTGTGCCAGTTGGGCGGCAGACAGCTTCCGTGTCCTGCGGGCGACACGGAGACGGTCTCCCAGCGTCAGGTTTTCACTCATCGGTGGATCGGTCCCTTCGCGACGGAGCACTCGGTTCAGAGTACGGACAATCCCCTGCCCTGCGAATGCGGTCGCCGAGTGTTAACAGAGCCGGCAGACCGCCGTAGGCGGGCCGGAGGCTGACTGAAAGGCGCCGACCCGTGGCGATGGCGACTCGCGAGCCCCAAGGCAACGGCCCCAATTCCTCATAAGTAGGGGCAATTGAGCCACCGAGACCTGTTGTCTGTGAGGTGCCTGGGGTGCTGTGTCAAGGGCTTGTGCGGCGAAAGGTGCGGACAGTTTGTCCGTGCACACTGTTCACACAGTGGAATCTTGTAATCGCACTCAGTTGCATGGAGGCCGTGAGGGCTCCCGTCAGGACCGAACACGCACCATCGGTGGCCACTCCAATCCGCCTTGAGACCCCGTGCGAGATCGAGGCGACTGACCACCAGTTCCGGACCCGGCGAGACCCCACGACGCGCATCCTCAGCAGCCCAAGCGTTCCACTGGAGCCCAAGTGCCACCCTGGCCGGCCCGCTGGCCCGAGGGCGGCTCCCTGCTGCGAACAGATGAAGCCTCCACGCGAGCCCGACCTGGCGAGACCCGATCACATGTGCTCGGCGACAGAGCGAGGGGACAACGTGGGACAGACAGCATTCGTAACCGGAGTCGCGGGACTGCTCGGCAGCCACATAGCCGAGACTCTCCTGGGCGAAGGCCACGAGGTCAGAGCAATCGACAACCTCCTGGGCGGCTACAAGGACAACATTCCCGATGGCGCCGACTTCCGCCTGGCGGACTGTCGGAACACCGCCGACTACGCGGACCTCCTTAAGGGAGTCGACGTCGTCTACCACTGTGCGGCTGCTCCCTACGAAGGCGTCAGCGTTTTCTCGCCCCACCTCGTCCACGAACACACCTGTAGCGCCACCATCGCCGTGCTTTCAGCCGCCGTCAGCGCGGGAGTTCGACGGTTCGTGTTCTGCTCCTCGATGGCCCGCTATGGCGGCGGCACTCCACCCTTCACGGAGGACATGCCCCGCAATCCGGTCGACCCGTACGGCATCGCCAAGTGCGCCGCCGAACTGACCATCGAAACGATCTGCCGAGCCCACAGCTTCGAGTTCAACATCGCTGTCCCGCACAACGTCATCGGGCCGCGGCAGAGTTTCGACGATCCGTACAGGAACGTCGCGGCCATCATGATCAACCGGATGCTGCGTGGCCTGCAGCCCGTGATCTACGGCGACGGATCTCAACGCCGCTGCTTCAGCTTCATCTCCGACGTCGTGTCGTGCCTGACGAAACTGGGAACCGACACCGAAGTCCGGGGCGAGATCATCAACATCGGACCCGACGAAGAGACAGTCTCCATTCTGGAACTCGCCGAGACGATCGCCGGGATCATCGGGATGCCGTGCGACCCCATCTTCATGCCAGGCCGGCCACTCGAAGTCCACCACGCCACGTGCAACTCCGATAAGGCGCGACGGCTGCTCGGCTACAGGACGCAGGTGAACCTGCGGGATGGCCTGACGAGCATGGCCGAGTGGATCGAGTCCCAGGGGCCCCGCGACTTCAATTACCACCTGCCCCTGGAGATCGTCACCGAGCAGACCCCGGCGACCTGGACGCAGCGACTTCTCTAGAAGTGCCGGTGCATAGGGACCACTTGCTGCGACTCATCCATAGGAGCCACACCCCGATGCGAACTTGCACCCCGATCACCTTCGCGATCTGCAGCAACCGACCGAGCCAGATCTACCCGGCAGTGGAACGCACCCTCGAAATGCTCAGTGAGCAGGACCGGCTCATCGTCGTCGTGGACACAGACGCCCCGGTCCTCGACGGCATCCCGGCACACCCGGCACTGACGGTGCTGCACAACGACTTCAACCGCGGTTTGGCGTACAGCCGCAACCGCGCGATGAAGGAGTGCGCGATGCGGTACCTGGTGTTCATCGACGACGACATCGTCCTGACCCGAAGCGCCGTCGACGCCACCCGCGACGCCTTCGCGGACGGGGCGGACATCGTAGGGACGCGGATATCGGCCGACTTCAACGGCCAAGGAGTGCCCTGGTGTCTCACCGATGGCCAGCTCCACTATCTCGGTGTCCACAACCCGACTATGCCCGCCTCCATTTGGGGTGGCTGCCTAGCCGTGGACGTAGAGCGAGCCCGCATTCTCGGAGTGCAGTTCGACGAAAGCCTCGGACGCGTCGGAACCAGCCTCGGCTCTGCCGAAGACACCACCTTCGTGCGCCACATGGTCCACAAGGGTGCCCACTCGGCGGTCCTCCACGACGTCGCGGTGACCCACACCATTCCCGCCGAACGGCTGCAGTTCCCCTACCTATTCAGGCGTGCCTACTGGCAAGGCCGCAGCGAGGTACGGCGCAACGACGCCAAGCAGGGGCTCCTGAAGGAATGGAAAAGGAACCGGAACACCCGGAATGCATCAGCCCTCCGCCGCACCACCTTGGCCGTCATCTACACGGGCGCTGTTGCCGCAGGCGCCGTCCGCGAGGACCTGCAGGCCCGGCTCCGCCAACTCCGCGGGCCGCAGGCCAGAAGCGTCATGAACTGATCCAGCAAGCAACCTCATCACCAAGGAGCACCGCCCAATGAACGTCGACGAGATCCAGCATGAGGCACTCGAACTCGGCCCGTGGGTCAACCGCTTCGAGTTCGACGGCCGTACCTACCCACGGCTCGACCACGCACAGACTGCGGAAGAGGAATCCGCAGCACCGCCCCGTAAGGGCAGGGCACAGGCATTCTTTGACGTGTTCCCGGACGCCAAGCAGATCCTTGAACTAGGCGCGCTTGAAGGCGCGGACACGGTCCGACTCGCCTGCCGGCCCGGCACTTCTGTGCTCGCAGTCGAAGGCCGAGCCGACAACCTTAGCCGGGGCGAGTTCATCACCGGCCTCCACCAGCTCGCGAACGTCGAGTGGATGTGCGCGGACGTAGAGACCCTCGACTTCGAAGCACTCGGCACGTTCGACGCCGTGCTCTGCGCCGGTCTCCTGTACCACCTCCAGGAACCGTGGAGGCACCTACGCGAGATCGCGAAGATCACCGACCGTCTGTTCATCTCCACCCACTACTGGGGTGGCACCGGCACGATGGCCGGACCCGACGGCCACACAGTCAAGCTCGTCCACGAGGAGCACCCCGAGCCCCGGACGAGGGCGCTGACCGAGACGGTTCTCTGGTTCGACAGGGAGTCCCTGCTGCAGGCGATTCGAGACGCAGGATTCGATGGCATGAACATCCTCCATGACGTTCAGACGGACACCGTCTGCGACATGATCGTCGCCTGCCACCGCACATCCCCCTCTCGCGACAACACATCGGCCTGAAGCGAGGGGACTCATGAACGCGCTGGCAGAACAAGTCCGCAAATACGGCCTGGCGACCGCTCCGGGCCTGGTTCAAGGCTCCGCACTGGCCGAACTTCACCGCGAGGCGGAGCAGTTGGTGGGGCAGTTCACCGGCCACGGATACAGGTCCGACGACTACTGGTCTTTTGAACGGGCTGACGCCCGCGAGCAAGTCCTCTACCGGATCCACAACCTGGAGCAGCAAGGCTCGACACCGATCAACGAACTGTTCGCAGACGGGCCGCTGCACGAGTTGGCCGGCGAGGTCCTGGGCCGTGAAATCCGCCCCATGGTGTGCGCCATGATCGTGAAGATGCCGCACCATGCGGCGCGAGTCCCGTGGCACAGAGACAGGACGTCGGTGGCGCCGCATACGGTCATCAACCTCAGCCTGTTCCTCGATGACTCAAGTTTCGAAAACGGCTGCATCGAGTACGTGCCCTACTCACACCTGCTGCCGGACGACGCGGATGTCACGGCCGTCGAGCAGCAAGGCCCGGTCGAAGCTGCACCCGCAAGGGCCGGGGACGTGCTCGTTCATGACGTGCGCACTGTGCACGCATCGCGGACCAACAGCACCGACGCATTCCGTCGCAGCATCGTCATCGAGTTCGCCCCGGTCGATTTCGACCTCCCGAACACATAGGGGTGTCATGAACGCGCCATCTCAGCCGAGGGTGGTCACCATCACCGTCGGAACGAACGAGCGGCCCTGGCTCCACAACTGCTTCAGCTCACTGACCGCAAGCAACACCACCGGCCTGCACCTCGACGTCGTATACGTCGACAACGCTTCCACCGACGGAAGCCTCAACGACGTACGCCGCTTCCCTGAGGTCGAGGCGATCCAAAGCCGCACCAACCTCGGCTTCGCCGCCGCCAACAATCTCGCCATGCGCCGCGCACTGAACGCGGGCGCGGACTACATCTTCCTGGTCAACCCCGACACCAGAACTCCCACCACACTCATTCGAGACCTCGTCGACTTCATGGACGCCAATCCCCAGTACGGGATCGTCGGTCCACTGCAGTACACATACAGCGACGCATCCGAGCACCTCCATGAGCACAACGACTGGACCAGACTCGCCCTGCGGTGCGGAGAGCAGCACGGCCTGGCCGCCGACTGGCAGGGCTTACCTTCCCCCGCAGGACCCGAGGAAGGCAGAGCACCCAACACCCTTGAACACGCCTACGTCCAAGGGGCCGCTCTCTTCGTACGCGCTGACGCGCTCCGCAAGACCGGACTCTTCGACGAGGTCTTCCACACCTACTACGAAGAGACAGACCTGTGCCGTCGGGTGAGATGGGCCGGATGGCGCGTAGCCCTCCTCCTGGACCTTGGCATTCAGCACAAGGGCGGAGGCGGCGCAGGGAACGGCAAGTACCGACGAACCCACATGCGCCGCAACCGCTACTACTACCTGGCCACCGACGTCGACTGGACCTTCCGCAACACACTGCGGCTCGCCGGGAGGTGGCTGAGGAAGGACTTCCGAGGCAAGAGCGTCGGTGGGCAAACGACCCCACTGCGCGGCACGTACGAAACGGTTCTCGCCATCGCCTGGTTGTGCCGACACCTGCCGCAGATCGTCGAGCGCCGCCAACGGCATCGCCGTCTCGCACACCAGAGAACGGCGCCAGACGCCACGAACCCCGCACCCTCGGTCAAGGCACTGGGAGGGACGCGGTGATGAACGGCCCTCGCATTCTCTTCGCCGGCAACTTCCACTGGAACGCGGGCTCCAGCCACATGATCGCCGCGTACGCCGAAGCCGCGGCCCGTGTCCCGTGCGAGATCGCCGTATCCAGCCAACTCGCCCGCCTGGACTCCCAGATACCCCAGCACCTGCCGCTCGTCGACGACATCAACTGGGCCACGCACCTCGTCTTCGTCTTCGAAG encodes:
- a CDS encoding glycosyltransferase family 2 protein, whose product is MRTCTPITFAICSNRPSQIYPAVERTLEMLSEQDRLIVVVDTDAPVLDGIPAHPALTVLHNDFNRGLAYSRNRAMKECAMRYLVFIDDDIVLTRSAVDATRDAFADGADIVGTRISADFNGQGVPWCLTDGQLHYLGVHNPTMPASIWGGCLAVDVERARILGVQFDESLGRVGTSLGSAEDTTFVRHMVHKGAHSAVLHDVAVTHTIPAERLQFPYLFRRAYWQGRSEVRRNDAKQGLLKEWKRNRNTRNASALRRTTLAVIYTGAVAAGAVREDLQARLRQLRGPQARSVMN
- a CDS encoding glycosyltransferase family 2 protein, giving the protein MNAPSQPRVVTITVGTNERPWLHNCFSSLTASNTTGLHLDVVYVDNASTDGSLNDVRRFPEVEAIQSRTNLGFAAANNLAMRRALNAGADYIFLVNPDTRTPTTLIRDLVDFMDANPQYGIVGPLQYTYSDASEHLHEHNDWTRLALRCGEQHGLAADWQGLPSPAGPEEGRAPNTLEHAYVQGAALFVRADALRKTGLFDEVFHTYYEETDLCRRVRWAGWRVALLLDLGIQHKGGGGAGNGKYRRTHMRRNRYYYLATDVDWTFRNTLRLAGRWLRKDFRGKSVGGQTTPLRGTYETVLAIAWLCRHLPQIVERRQRHRRLAHQRTAPDATNPAPSVKALGGTR
- a CDS encoding helix-turn-helix domain-containing protein translates to MSENLTLGDRLRVARRTRKLSAAQLAQKVAISPSYLQKLESGARKASPSLILALAKALHFGPEVLTGQPYYGEPEAEDGVHAVIPELRRLLLCYDTPDEMDISPRPLPVLASEVDQISALRRDARYVPMGPLLPAIITELTHVALDGRNGDRSKAFWHLARAYRAVNSLAHKMGHHDLSSTALERVRWAADQSGDPLMQVTSGYLVAGAMLRQGAYSSARRKLQALRVELERVQPERSFTDDALAVDGALVLKLAVLEARENNQDRSSGYLREAEDVARMAGNRDSLAYETSFGPTNIRIHEFHSMIDTGDTEQAVARLAEWAPEPGGEWAPPAATVGERSSHHFIDVASAKLVMGNRSGAFDDLRRARKIAPNHTRFHPSVRETTSALLRMDTHPSNELSAFGSWAGVTSN
- a CDS encoding phytanoyl-CoA dioxygenase family protein, yielding MNALAEQVRKYGLATAPGLVQGSALAELHREAEQLVGQFTGHGYRSDDYWSFERADAREQVLYRIHNLEQQGSTPINELFADGPLHELAGEVLGREIRPMVCAMIVKMPHHAARVPWHRDRTSVAPHTVINLSLFLDDSSFENGCIEYVPYSHLLPDDADVTAVEQQGPVEAAPARAGDVLVHDVRTVHASRTNSTDAFRRSIVIEFAPVDFDLPNT
- a CDS encoding NAD-dependent epimerase/dehydratase family protein, whose product is MGQTAFVTGVAGLLGSHIAETLLGEGHEVRAIDNLLGGYKDNIPDGADFRLADCRNTADYADLLKGVDVVYHCAAAPYEGVSVFSPHLVHEHTCSATIAVLSAAVSAGVRRFVFCSSMARYGGGTPPFTEDMPRNPVDPYGIAKCAAELTIETICRAHSFEFNIAVPHNVIGPRQSFDDPYRNVAAIMINRMLRGLQPVIYGDGSQRRCFSFISDVVSCLTKLGTDTEVRGEIINIGPDEETVSILELAETIAGIIGMPCDPIFMPGRPLEVHHATCNSDKARRLLGYRTQVNLRDGLTSMAEWIESQGPRDFNYHLPLEIVTEQTPATWTQRLL
- a CDS encoding bifunctional 2-polyprenyl-6-hydroxyphenol methylase/3-demethylubiquinol 3-O-methyltransferase UbiG, which translates into the protein MNVDEIQHEALELGPWVNRFEFDGRTYPRLDHAQTAEEESAAPPRKGRAQAFFDVFPDAKQILELGALEGADTVRLACRPGTSVLAVEGRADNLSRGEFITGLHQLANVEWMCADVETLDFEALGTFDAVLCAGLLYHLQEPWRHLREIAKITDRLFISTHYWGGTGTMAGPDGHTVKLVHEEHPEPRTRALTETVLWFDRESLLQAIRDAGFDGMNILHDVQTDTVCDMIVACHRTSPSRDNTSA